One window of the Clostridium sp. MB40-C1 genome contains the following:
- the ligA gene encoding NAD-dependent DNA ligase LigA: MEDIRQEIEELVKELNRYAHEYYTLDNPSISDKEYDKKYDELVKMEKETGIILPYSPTQRVGDVVLSQFNKYIHKGKLWSLGKAQSIQEIIEWHNRNLKAVNDYNASHEDELPPLKYILTKKFDGLTINCTYNKEGILIKSATRGTGEIGEDITSQAKTIKTLPLIIDNKDLIEVHGEAIMTKEAFVEYNKVSETPLKNLRNGAAGALRNLNVKETARRNLSAFFYDVGYNEGKDFSTYTEMLKFIKDKGFPVDEYLRNCSTIDEIEKEIDYVASIRESLNYEIDGVVIAVDDIRTRDVLGYTVKFPKWAIAYKFEAEEATTKLIDVEWNVGRSGRVSPTAILEPVEIGGVTVKRATLNNMDDINRKGVKIGSRVFLRRSNDVIPEIMGVAEESEETVDIVAPTVCPYCGSEIVQQGVHYFCENTLSCKPQLVKSIVHFASREAMNIAGFSEKTAEQLFEELHIKSISDLYRMDKEDLLELDRFGEKKAQNLIDAIENSKNCDLPSFVYSLGIPNVGKKTSIDLAKKFKNLDNIRKSKFEELISVEDIGDIVAYSIIEFFKDEKINKSIDEILELGVQPYYKETVIKENLFSGKTVVVTGSLESFSRSEIKDKLQQLGAKASSSVSKKTDYVLVGKDPGSKYDKALELGVTVISEDEFKNMIK; the protein is encoded by the coding sequence ATGGAAGATATAAGACAAGAGATAGAAGAACTAGTTAAAGAATTGAATAGGTATGCCCATGAATATTATACTTTAGACAACCCTTCTATTTCAGATAAGGAATATGACAAAAAATATGATGAACTTGTGAAGATGGAAAAAGAAACAGGTATAATACTTCCTTATTCACCAACTCAAAGAGTTGGTGATGTTGTTCTGTCTCAGTTTAACAAATATATACACAAGGGTAAGTTGTGGAGCTTAGGTAAGGCTCAAAGTATACAAGAAATTATAGAATGGCATAATAGAAATCTAAAAGCTGTAAATGATTATAATGCTAGTCATGAGGATGAATTACCACCATTAAAGTATATTTTAACTAAGAAGTTTGACGGGCTTACAATAAATTGTACATATAACAAAGAGGGAATTTTAATAAAATCAGCTACAAGAGGCACAGGGGAAATTGGAGAGGATATAACTTCTCAAGCTAAAACTATAAAAACATTGCCTTTAATTATTGACAACAAGGATTTGATAGAAGTCCATGGGGAAGCTATTATGACAAAAGAAGCTTTTGTGGAATATAATAAAGTATCAGAAACTCCATTGAAAAATTTAAGAAATGGTGCGGCTGGTGCTCTTAGAAATTTAAATGTAAAGGAAACAGCCAGGAGAAATTTATCAGCTTTTTTCTATGATGTAGGATATAATGAAGGAAAAGATTTTAGTACTTATACTGAGATGTTAAAATTTATTAAGGACAAGGGATTCCCTGTAGATGAATATCTAAGGAATTGTTCTACAATTGATGAAATAGAAAAAGAAATTGATTATGTAGCAAGTATAAGAGAAAGCTTAAATTATGAAATAGATGGTGTAGTAATTGCTGTTGATGATATTAGAACTCGTGATGTATTAGGATATACAGTTAAATTTCCCAAATGGGCTATTGCATATAAATTTGAGGCTGAAGAAGCCACTACGAAGCTTATAGATGTGGAATGGAATGTTGGTAGAAGTGGAAGAGTTAGTCCTACAGCTATATTAGAACCTGTAGAAATAGGTGGAGTTACTGTCAAAAGAGCAACACTAAATAATATGGATGATATAAATAGAAAAGGAGTAAAAATAGGAAGTAGAGTTTTCTTACGCCGCTCAAACGATGTTATTCCTGAAATAATGGGAGTTGCAGAAGAAAGTGAAGAAACTGTAGATATAGTAGCTCCTACTGTTTGCCCCTATTGCGGTAGTGAAATAGTTCAGCAAGGAGTTCACTATTTCTGTGAAAATACACTTTCATGTAAACCTCAACTTGTAAAATCTATTGTTCATTTTGCAAGTAGAGAGGCTATGAATATTGCTGGATTTAGCGAAAAGACAGCAGAACAATTATTTGAGGAATTGCATATAAAATCTATTTCTGATTTGTACAGAATGGATAAAGAAGATTTATTAGAATTAGATAGGTTTGGAGAGAAAAAAGCTCAAAATTTAATAGATGCTATTGAGAACAGTAAAAATTGTGATTTACCATCTTTTGTGTATTCATTGGGAATACCTAATGTAGGTAAAAAGACTAGTATAGACTTAGCTAAAAAATTTAAAAATTTAGATAACATAAGAAAATCTAAATTTGAAGAACTTATATCTGTAGAAGATATTGGAGATATTGTAGCATATAGCATAATAGAGTTTTTTAAAGATGAAAAAATAAACAAAAGTATAGACGAAATTTTAGAATTAGGGGTACAGCCTTATTATAAGGAAACAGTAATAAAAGAAAATTTATTTAGTGGAAAGACTGTTGTAGTTACAGGCTCTTTAGAAAGCTTTTCAAGAAGTGAAATAAAAGATAAGTTACAACAACTTGGAGCTAAGGCTTCGAGTAGTGTGAGTAAAAAAACAGACTATGTTTTAGTAGGGAAAGATCCCGGATCTAAATATGATAAAGCTTTAGAATTAGGTGTAACGGTTATAAGTGAAGATGAATTTAAAAATATGATAAAATAA
- a CDS encoding metallophosphoesterase has protein sequence MRIGIVSDTHRDKAILPMVVKSLEDVDLIIHLGDNVQDVEEIKKIYKKNVINVKGNCDFGNKCPEEIFKEIEGFKFFITHGHKYDVKYNILNLKYRAEELGADVVLFGHTHLSGIEYENGIWFVNPGSPSIPRDKYRSVGLININDGKITAEIKLL, from the coding sequence TTGCGGATAGGAATTGTTAGTGATACCCATAGGGACAAGGCAATCTTACCAATGGTTGTTAAATCTTTAGAAGATGTAGATTTAATTATACATCTTGGAGATAATGTACAAGATGTTGAAGAAATAAAAAAAATTTATAAGAAAAACGTAATAAATGTTAAGGGAAATTGTGATTTTGGAAATAAATGTCCAGAAGAGATTTTTAAAGAGATTGAAGGGTTTAAATTTTTTATTACTCACGGGCATAAATATGATGTTAAATATAATATTCTAAATTTAAAATATAGGGCAGAAGAATTAGGGGCAGATGTAGTATTATTTGGGCATACTCACCTTTCGGGTATAGAATATGAAAATGGTATTTGGTTTGTTAACCCAGGTAGTCCAAGTATCCCCAGAGACAAATATAGAAGTGTTGGACTTATTAATATAAATGATGGAAAAATAACAGCCGAGATAAAATTACTATAA
- a CDS encoding site-specific integrase yields the protein MARKTNCVKNGKEYFRVTASIGRDSNGKLIRKEFYGKSKKEAEEKRDTYLLGIKNGLNVDYKNATLGTLMHIWLFEVVRVSNKIKPSSFQRYEGIYRNYVKNSEIYGLKVSDLKGIQLQRYYNSLYENGKSSNVIKNLNKLLKTFFNYAIDEGYILRNPCSGKKIVIPGGNEHKEKEISIFSNNEIHALKNILGGHRLKALILLALGTGLRQGELLGLKWADINMTNMELKVERSIKQVNIISADGSKEYKTIVQSPKSKNSIRTVPIPSSLIPILKTHATLQKQERFKAGASYIETDFIFTTELGKTIDAKNLTRSYQRLLKKAKIKYKKFHSLRHTYATKLFEANVPLKTVQTLLGHSSISITADIYTHVMPKEKNEAVEKLNSLFA from the coding sequence TTGGCACGTAAAACGAATTGTGTGAAAAATGGTAAGGAATACTTTAGAGTTACAGCTTCTATAGGTAGGGACTCTAACGGTAAGTTAATTAGAAAGGAGTTTTATGGTAAATCTAAAAAAGAAGCCGAAGAAAAGCGTGATACATATTTATTAGGAATAAAAAATGGTCTTAATGTAGATTACAAAAACGCTACTTTAGGTACGTTAATGCATATATGGTTATTTGAAGTTGTAAGAGTATCTAATAAAATAAAGCCATCAAGTTTTCAAAGGTATGAAGGTATATACAGAAATTATGTGAAAAATAGTGAAATATATGGACTTAAAGTAAGCGACTTAAAAGGCATTCAATTGCAACGTTATTATAATTCACTATATGAGAATGGTAAAAGTAGCAATGTTATAAAAAATCTTAATAAATTACTTAAAACTTTTTTTAATTATGCTATAGACGAAGGTTATATCTTAAGAAATCCATGTAGTGGTAAGAAGATTGTTATTCCTGGGGGAAACGAACATAAAGAAAAGGAAATATCTATTTTTTCTAATAATGAAATACATGCTCTTAAAAACATCTTGGGGGGACATAGGCTGAAAGCTCTTATCTTATTAGCATTAGGCACTGGATTAAGGCAAGGAGAGCTTTTAGGGCTTAAATGGGCTGATATTAACATGACTAACATGGAACTGAAAGTTGAACGAAGTATTAAACAAGTTAATATAATATCTGCTGATGGATCTAAGGAATACAAAACCATAGTGCAAAGTCCTAAATCTAAAAACAGCATAAGAACTGTTCCTATTCCATCTAGTTTAATACCAATCTTAAAAACTCATGCTACCCTACAAAAACAAGAAAGATTTAAGGCTGGCGCATCATACATTGAAACTGATTTTATATTTACTACTGAGCTTGGTAAAACAATAGATGCTAAAAATCTTACAAGAAGTTATCAGCGCCTATTAAAAAAGGCAAAAATAAAATATAAAAAATTCCATTCATTAAGGCACACATATGCCACTAAGTTATTTGAAGCTAATGTTCCGTTAAAGACAGTTCAAACCCTTCTTGGACATTCTAGCATATCCATAACCGCTGATATTTACACTCATGTAATGCCTAAAGAAAAAAATGAAGCCGTTGAAAAATTAAATAGTTTATTTGCTTAA
- a CDS encoding DUF2800 domain-containing protein, with translation MAKHAILSASGASRWLACPPSARLEENYPNTSSEFAKEGTLAHELGELTLQKELKLISTRKYNSAVKKIKENKLFTADMPDYVEIYVDTCLEKVAAAKAKTPDALFKIEQKLDFSEWVPEGFGTGDFVIIADGTMEICDLKYGKGVPVSAIGNKQMRLYALGAIAEFSFLYDIEDIKMTIIQPRLDSISTDEMSVESLLKWAEEELKPIAELAFKGEGKFSAGDHCKFCRAKAVCKARADKNMELAQYDFQEPKTLDNNDIAFIISRVDELASWAKDVQEYALGQALKGEEFDGFKVVEGRSNRKWVDEDKVGEILIEQGFLEDIIYTKKLTGISKMETAIGKKEVTKLLGDYIIKPKGKPTLAPITDKRPIYNSAEADFK, from the coding sequence ATGGCAAAACATGCAATACTTAGTGCTAGTGGGGCGAGTCGTTGGCTTGCGTGCCCACCTAGCGCAAGATTAGAAGAAAATTACCCTAACACAAGCAGTGAATTTGCTAAGGAAGGAACCCTGGCTCATGAGTTAGGAGAACTTACATTACAAAAAGAATTAAAACTAATAAGTACTAGAAAGTATAATTCAGCAGTTAAAAAGATAAAAGAAAATAAACTTTTTACCGCAGACATGCCAGATTATGTAGAAATCTATGTTGATACTTGCCTGGAGAAAGTAGCAGCAGCTAAAGCAAAGACACCGGATGCGTTATTTAAGATAGAACAAAAACTAGACTTTAGTGAATGGGTACCTGAGGGATTTGGTACTGGAGATTTTGTAATAATTGCTGATGGAACAATGGAAATATGTGATTTAAAGTATGGTAAAGGTGTTCCGGTATCGGCTATAGGAAATAAACAAATGAGATTATACGCATTAGGAGCTATAGCAGAATTTAGTTTTTTATATGATATAGAAGATATAAAAATGACAATTATACAACCTAGGTTAGATTCTATATCTACAGATGAAATGTCAGTAGAAAGTTTACTTAAGTGGGCAGAAGAAGAATTAAAACCTATAGCAGAACTTGCATTTAAAGGTGAAGGAAAATTTTCTGCGGGAGATCACTGTAAGTTTTGTAGAGCTAAAGCAGTATGCAAGGCTAGAGCTGATAAGAATATGGAATTGGCCCAATATGATTTTCAAGAACCTAAGACTTTAGATAACAACGATATAGCTTTTATTATCAGCAGAGTAGATGAGCTTGCAAGTTGGGCTAAGGATGTACAGGAGTATGCTCTAGGACAAGCATTAAAAGGTGAAGAGTTTGATGGGTTTAAGGTAGTAGAAGGTAGAAGTAATAGAAAATGGGTTGATGAAGATAAAGTCGGTGAAATACTTATAGAACAAGGATTTTTAGAAGATATTATATACACTAAAAAGCTTACAGGTATCTCTAAGATGGAAACAGCTATAGGCAAAAAAGAAGTTACTAAGCTACTAGGTGATTATATTATAAAGCCAAAAGGAAAACCGACCTTGGCACCAATAACAGATAAAAGACCAATCTATAACTCGGCGGAAGCAGATTTTAAATGA
- a CDS encoding XTP/dITP diphosphatase: MKKLIVASNNEHKIMEIREILRDFPIEIVSLKEAGIYIDIDETGSTFMENAHIKASEIYNKVKDCMVMADDSGLMVEALGGEPGVYSARYSGEHGNDKKNNDKLLRKLKGMNVEEKKAKFVCAVELIFDNNNVINVQGEVLGYIIEEERGKDGFGYDPIFYVPQLKKTFAEMTSQEKNSISHRGKALKILQEKLKELI, translated from the coding sequence ATGAAAAAACTTATAGTTGCTAGTAATAATGAACACAAGATTATGGAGATAAGAGAAATACTGAGAGATTTTCCTATTGAAATTGTTTCATTAAAAGAAGCGGGAATATACATAGATATCGATGAAACTGGTAGTACTTTTATGGAAAATGCACATATAAAAGCAAGCGAAATATATAATAAGGTTAAGGATTGCATGGTTATGGCAGATGATTCTGGACTTATGGTAGAAGCACTTGGAGGTGAGCCAGGAGTATATTCGGCTAGATACAGTGGAGAGCATGGAAACGATAAAAAGAATAATGATAAGTTGTTAAGAAAATTAAAAGGAATGAATGTAGAAGAAAAAAAAGCAAAATTTGTTTGTGCTGTAGAATTAATTTTTGATAATAATAATGTTATAAATGTGCAAGGAGAAGTATTAGGGTATATAATTGAAGAAGAAAGAGGTAAAGATGGATTCGGCTATGACCCAATATTCTATGTACCACAATTAAAAAAAACATTTGCAGAAATGACTTCACAAGAAAAAAATTCTATTAGCCATAGAGGAAAGGCTCTAAAAATTCTTCAAGAAAAACTCAAGGAACTAATTTAA
- a CDS encoding excisionase family DNA-binding protein: protein MKTKILEATKALSNIELKQIITEAITEAIQEKEEKATLTIDECVKYSGIGRDKILELAHGNNNFPAFKIGRKFLINKQLLDRWLESISLEKKII, encoded by the coding sequence ATGAAAACTAAGATACTAGAGGCAACTAAGGCTTTAAGTAATATAGAGCTTAAGCAAATAATCACAGAAGCAATCACAGAAGCAATTCAAGAAAAAGAGGAAAAGGCAACCTTAACAATAGATGAATGCGTTAAGTATAGCGGAATTGGTCGAGATAAAATTTTAGAACTAGCACATGGAAATAATAATTTCCCAGCTTTTAAAATAGGTAGAAAATTTTTAATTAATAAACAATTATTGGATAGATGGCTAGAGAGTATAAGTCTAGAAAAGAAAATCATATAA
- a CDS encoding peptide ABC transporter substrate-binding protein: MKKVLSIFLVLFMFTGSGCIKKKEVNTKEIRDYIIYNLGKMPEDLTMLKSNNLRDEDLLICLFEGLICTNEKGEIIPGLASEWKISDDKLSYTFKIRNNARWSDGSYITSKDFTKFFKDLLNAKGNIYKQQLYCIFGAKDYAENKINFNEVAIIEKDTETLEIRLNYPCSYFLNVLSQPMYALKKDFNSFENWKDNHSNIVYSGPFSIKSISNNNEILLSKNEMYWDKNNVPSSKIIIKNEESSALALANYKWNQTDIILNPPVNEIKESINGNEIINFTASNGISLNFNLKKQGISRDINFRKCISYCIDREEISKKILGQECERFIEVGTDSKILFDKHNNFNKAKDFLSKSSYKGEKIRVAYLNTDENNRKIVEEIEKSLGKIKIKTCIEECDNERFNEIIKDGDYDIVVAEYSAENSYPLAFLEKWTTSSTTNIFGYTNWNYDNLILKTKITTDGESVKKLLSSAQDILYEDIPCIPLCFLKNTVCKKENVEGLAINKRGNVILKKAYLKKEN, encoded by the coding sequence ATGAAGAAGGTTTTAAGCATATTTTTAGTTTTATTTATGTTTACGGGTAGTGGATGTATCAAAAAAAAAGAAGTAAATACAAAAGAAATAAGGGACTATATAATTTATAATCTAGGTAAAATGCCAGAAGACTTAACTATGTTAAAAAGTAATAATTTAAGAGATGAAGATTTACTAATTTGTTTATTTGAAGGATTAATATGTACAAATGAAAAAGGAGAAATAATACCTGGATTAGCTTCTGAGTGGAAGATAAGTGATGATAAACTATCATATACTTTTAAAATAAGAAATAATGCTAGATGGAGTGATGGAAGTTATATAACATCTAAAGACTTTACTAAGTTTTTCAAAGACTTATTAAATGCTAAGGGAAACATATATAAACAACAACTATACTGTATTTTTGGAGCTAAAGATTATGCTGAAAATAAAATTAATTTTAATGAAGTAGCTATAATTGAGAAAGATACTGAAACTTTAGAAATAAGACTAAATTATCCTTGTAGTTACTTTTTAAATGTGTTGAGCCAACCTATGTATGCTCTTAAGAAAGATTTCAACTCTTTTGAAAATTGGAAGGATAATCATTCTAATATAGTTTATTCAGGTCCTTTTAGTATAAAGAGCATCTCTAATAATAATGAGATATTATTATCTAAAAATGAAATGTATTGGGATAAAAACAATGTACCTAGCTCTAAAATTATTATAAAAAATGAAGAATCAAGTGCTTTAGCATTAGCTAACTATAAATGGAATCAAACTGATATAATTTTAAATCCTCCAGTAAATGAAATCAAAGAAAGTATAAATGGCAATGAGATAATAAATTTTACAGCAAGTAATGGAATTAGTTTGAATTTTAATTTAAAGAAACAGGGAATATCGCGAGATATAAATTTTAGAAAGTGTATAAGTTATTGTATTGATAGAGAAGAAATTTCAAAGAAAATATTAGGACAAGAATGTGAGAGGTTTATTGAAGTTGGGACGGACAGTAAAATATTATTTGATAAACATAACAATTTTAATAAAGCAAAAGATTTTTTAAGTAAAAGTAGTTATAAAGGAGAAAAGATCAGAGTAGCGTATTTAAATACAGATGAAAATAACAGGAAAATTGTTGAAGAGATTGAAAAATCATTAGGTAAGATAAAAATTAAGACCTGTATAGAAGAATGTGATAATGAAAGATTTAATGAAATAATAAAAGATGGTGATTATGATATTGTAGTTGCTGAGTATTCAGCAGAAAATAGTTATCCGTTAGCTTTTTTAGAAAAGTGGACTACTAGTTCTACTACAAATATATTTGGTTATACTAATTGGAATTATGATAATCTGATATTAAAAACAAAGATAACAACAGATGGGGAAAGTGTAAAAAAACTTTTAAGTTCTGCACAGGATATACTTTATGAAGATATACCTTGTATACCTTTATGTTTTTTAAAAAACACAGTATGTAAAAAAGAAAATGTAGAAGGGTTAGCGATAAATAAAAGAGGAAATGTTATACTTAAAAAAGCTTATTTAAAGAAGGAAAATTGA
- a CDS encoding antA/AntB antirepressor family protein, translating into MSSLIKITTNEEDGTQLVSAKELYLGLGLNKSNWARWYPANIEKNDFFEKNVDWVGVRHTDEGNGTMDFAITLDFAKHIAMMARTSKSHEYRNYFIECEKKIKEQHKPQCIEDVLIQSLQEMKDIKQQLNQVNHNALEANKRAEETKEEVQAIRDVVALNPNDWRKDTSSLINKMALSVGGYEHIKLLREESYRLLEQRMGVQLSTRLTNKRRRMADEGVCKSKRDKLNKVDVIADDKKLIEGYIAIVKEMAIKYKVA; encoded by the coding sequence ATGAGCAGCCTAATAAAAATTACAACAAATGAAGAAGATGGCACGCAACTAGTGTCTGCAAAGGAACTATATTTAGGATTAGGTCTTAATAAATCAAACTGGGCAAGATGGTATCCAGCGAACATAGAAAAGAATGATTTCTTCGAAAAAAATGTTGATTGGGTAGGGGTTCGTCATACTGACGAAGGTAACGGAACAATGGATTTTGCAATAACTTTAGATTTTGCAAAACATATAGCTATGATGGCTAGAACTTCAAAATCACATGAATATAGAAATTACTTTATAGAATGTGAAAAGAAAATTAAAGAGCAACATAAACCACAATGTATAGAAGATGTGCTTATCCAGAGTTTGCAAGAAATGAAGGACATTAAACAACAATTAAACCAAGTAAATCATAATGCATTAGAAGCTAATAAGAGAGCAGAGGAGACCAAAGAAGAGGTACAAGCTATAAGGGATGTAGTTGCTCTTAATCCAAACGATTGGAGAAAGGACACATCTAGCTTAATTAATAAAATGGCTCTTTCAGTAGGTGGATATGAACATATTAAACTACTTAGGGAAGAAAGTTATAGATTGTTAGAACAAAGAATGGGAGTTCAGTTATCCACAAGACTTACTAATAAGCGTAGAAGAATGGCTGATGAAGGAGTTTGTAAATCTAAGAGGGATAAACTTAATAAAGTTGATGTAATAGCTGATGATAAAAAATTGATAGAAGGTTATATCGCTATAGTAAAGGAAATGGCTATTAAATACAAAGTAGCTTAA
- a CDS encoding helix-turn-helix domain-containing protein, whose protein sequence is MEQHEILLKLRNDASLTLEELAKKTGLSKNMLWHLEKGNRTGTVETLKKLSEFYGVSLDYITNNAKRSDLIDDFIKSLVDEGIISDSENVPEDIMQEILSLIKLKIKKLT, encoded by the coding sequence GTGGAACAACATGAAATATTACTAAAATTAAGAAATGATGCTAGTTTAACTTTAGAAGAATTGGCTAAAAAAACTGGACTAAGTAAAAATATGCTGTGGCATTTAGAAAAAGGTAATAGAACTGGTACAGTGGAAACACTAAAAAAGCTTTCAGAATTCTATGGTGTATCTCTTGATTACATTACTAATAATGCTAAAAGATCAGATTTAATAGATGACTTCATAAAAAGTTTAGTAGATGAAGGAATAATAAGTGATTCTGAGAATGTACCTGAAGATATAATGCAAGAAATATTAAGCTTAATAAAATTAAAAATAAAAAAACTTACTTAA
- a CDS encoding helix-turn-helix transcriptional regulator, whose translation MNFKLLRKSQNLSLRQAAQKLGVTYQSVCRYENKGRVPKDEVLAKMLVVYKCTEQELGQAVINNIKIGRESNEN comes from the coding sequence ATGAACTTCAAACTATTAAGAAAATCACAAAATTTAAGTCTTAGACAAGCTGCTCAAAAACTTGGAGTAACTTATCAATCAGTTTGCAGGTATGAAAATAAAGGCAGAGTTCCTAAGGATGAAGTATTAGCAAAAATGTTAGTAGTATATAAATGCACTGAGCAAGAATTAGGACAAGCTGTAATAAACAATATAAAAATTGGGAGAGAGAGCAATGAAAACTAA